In Scatophagus argus isolate fScaArg1 chromosome 7, fScaArg1.pri, whole genome shotgun sequence, a genomic segment contains:
- the mtss1la gene encoding MTSS I-BAR domain containing 2a isoform X1: MESVEKECGALGGLFQAIVNDMKSSYPVWEDFCAKATKLHSQLRTTILAAVAFLDAFQKVADMATNSRGATRDVGSALTRMCMRHRSIETKLRHFSNALMEGLVMPLQDRIEEWKKTANQLDKDHAKEYKRSRQEIKRKSLDTIKLQKKARKGRGNLRPQLDSAMQDVSDLYLLMEETEKQAVRRALLEERGRYCTFINMLQPVVNVEIAMLGEITHLQAIVDDLTVLTEDPHKLPPASEQVIRDLKGSDYSWSYQTPPSSPSSTSSRKSSMCSLLQMPSAGAHRLSSVSSHDSGFVSQDANTHSKPPSPMPSDITSQKSTSSASSEASETCQSVSECNSPTAFGSCSSFGTFRPAFSHTGAIRPLSVILPASPTFNHSPGSNTPSPTSKVPSWKDWAKMSSCEPSLATTLQRRRESIDKMREQEAPPSPLGHSGMQPDDPHRGRMGPGTIAAKHGEPLSPAASTLAMVLTRGLSMEQQKSSRDSLQYSSGYSTQTNTPSCSEDTIPSQGSDYECYSLNGDADGEGQADFDKSSTIPRHSNIAQSYRRMIQTKRPASTAGLPAGKTLQGTPNGAGGSSSGAITSGTATIRRTPSSKTGVRRTPSTSGPIPIRPPIVPVKTPTVPDSPGYASPSQHRVGSEEFLYGDDPSSTDYMRASPKRMSLPDSAWGYGGGGADRTVDAQQATGMAAHGSEEDPLLAANRHSLVEKIGELAASAHALGEGHFPFHSSLPGDSALCAPQELSSTTQEDTDMLVLIRRGVKLRKAVTDDRSAPRILR, encoded by the exons GTGCCACCAGGGACGTCGGCTCAGCTCTAACAAGGATGTGTATGAGACACCGCAGCATTGAGACAAAGTTACGCCACTTCTCCAA TGCTCTTATGGAAGGCCTGGTTATGCCACTGCAGGACAGGATCGAGGAATGGAAGAAGACAGCTAATCAGCTGGACAAAGACCATGCCAAAG AATACAAGCGGTCTCGACAGGAAATCAAAAGGAAGTCGTTAGATACCATAAAACTtcagaaaaaagcaagaaaag GCCGGGGGAACCTGCGCCCCCAGCTGGACAGTGCCATGCAGGATGTCAGTGACTTGTACCTGCtgatggaggagacagagaagcaggcAGTTCGCAGAGCCCTCCTGGAAGAGAGAGGGCGTTACTGTACATTCATTAACATGCTGCAGCCTGTGGTG AATGTAGAGATTGCCATGCTGGGAGAGATAACACATTTACAGGCCATTGTTGATGACCTCACTGTGCTGACTGAAGACCCACACAAACTACCACCAGCCAGTGAGCAG GTGATCCGAGACCTGAAAGGCTCGGACTACAGCTGGTCCTACCAgacccctccctcctcccccagtAGCACCAGCTCCAGGAAGAGCAGCATGTGCAG TCTCCTCCAGATGCCCTCTGCAGGAGCCCATCGGCTCAGCAGCGTCTCCTCCCATGACTCAGGCTTTGTGTCCCAGGATGCCAACACGCACTCTAAGCCTCCGTCGCCCATGCCCTCTGACATCACCAGCCAG AAATCAACAAGCTCAGCCTCCTCTGAGGCTTCAGAaacctgtcagtctgtcagcgAGTGCAACTCTCCTACAGCG TTTGGCTCATGCTCATCCTTCGGTACCTTTCGCCCTGCTTTCTCTCACACTGGTGCCATCAGGCCTCTCTCTGTCATACTTCCTGCGTCCCCCACATTTAACCACTCCCCTGGATCCAACACCCCCTCACCCACATCAAAGGTTCCTAGCTGGaag GACTGGGCCAAAATGAGTTCCTGTGAGCCATCGTTGGCTACCACTCTACAGCGTAGGAGGGAGTCTATAGATAAGATGAGAGAGCAGGAGGCTCCGCCCAGTCCACTGGGGCATTCTGGAATGCAACCAGATGATCCCCACCGAGGAAGAATGGGTCCAGGAACCATTGCAGCCAAG CATGGCGAGCCGCTCTCTCCAGCAGCCAGTACTCTAGCTATGGTTCTGACAAGAGGCTTGAGTATGGAGcagcagaagagcagcagggaCTCACTGCAGTACTCCAGTGGTTACAGCACCCAGACAAACACCCCCTCATGCTCTGAGGACACCATACCCTCACAAG GTTCTGATTATGAGTGCTACTCTCTCAATGGGGATGCTGACGGTGAAGGACAAGCAGATTTTGACAAGTCCTCCACCATCCCACGACACAGTAACATCGCTCAGAGCTACCGCCGCATGATTCAAACCAAGAGGCCTGCCAGCACAGCAGGTCTCCCTGCAGGTAAGACCCTGCAGGGAACTCCAAACGGTGCAGGGGGAAGCAGCTCTGGAGCCATCACTTCAGGGACGGCAACCATTCGCCGCACACCATCCTCCAAGACTGGAGTGAGACGCACGCCTTCTACATCTGGCCCCATTCCCATCCGGCCACCCATTGTGCCAGTTAAGACCCCCACAGTGCCAGATTCTCCAGGATATGCCAGCCCGTCCCAGCATCGTGTGGGCAGCGAGGAGTTTCTCTACGGTGATGACCCATCAAGTACTGACTACATGAGGGCTTCTCCAAAGCGGATGAGCCTCCCTGACTCAGCTTGGGGctatggaggaggaggggcggACAGGACTGTTGACGCCCAGCAAGCCACCGGCATGGCCGCCCATGGCTCTGAGGAGGACCCTCTGCTTGCTGCCAACCGCCACAGCCTGGTGGAAAAGATAGGGGAGCTGGCAGCCAGTGCCCACGCCCTCGGTGAGGGTCATTTCCCTTTCCATAGCTCACTGCCAGGGGATTCGGCTCTGTGTGCGCCCCAGGAGCTGTCCTCTACTACCCAGGAGGACACTGATATGCTGGTGTTAATACGGCGGGGGGTGAAGCTGCGCAAGGCAGTGACTGACGACAGGTCGGCTCCCAGGATTTTGCGGTag
- the mtss1la gene encoding MTSS I-BAR domain containing 2a isoform X3 — protein sequence MESVEKECGALGGLFQAIVNDMKSSYPVWEDFCAKATKLHSQLRTTILAAVAFLDAFQKVADMATNSRGATRDVGSALTRMCMRHRSIETKLRHFSNALMEGLVMPLQDRIEEWKKTANQLDKDHAKEYKRSRQEIKRKSLDTIKLQKKARKGRGNLRPQLDSAMQDVSDLYLLMEETEKQAVRRALLEERGRYCTFINMLQPVVNVEIAMLGEITHLQAIVDDLTVLTEDPHKLPPASEQVIRDLKGSDYSWSYQTPPSSPSSTSSRKSSMCSLLQMPSAGAHRLSSVSSHDSGFVSQDANTHSKPPSPMPSDITSQDWAKMSSCEPSLATTLQRRRESIDKMREQEAPPSPLGHSGMQPDDPHRGRMGPGTIAAKHGEPLSPAASTLAMVLTRGLSMEQQKSSRDSLQYSSGYSTQTNTPSCSEDTIPSQGSDYECYSLNGDADGEGQADFDKSSTIPRHSNIAQSYRRMIQTKRPASTAGLPAGKTLQGTPNGAGGSSSGAITSGTATIRRTPSSKTGVRRTPSTSGPIPIRPPIVPVKTPTVPDSPGYASPSQHRVGSEEFLYGDDPSSTDYMRASPKRMSLPDSAWGYGGGGADRTVDAQQATGMAAHGSEEDPLLAANRHSLVEKIGELAASAHALGEGHFPFHSSLPGDSALCAPQELSSTTQEDTDMLVLIRRGVKLRKAVTDDRSAPRILR from the exons GTGCCACCAGGGACGTCGGCTCAGCTCTAACAAGGATGTGTATGAGACACCGCAGCATTGAGACAAAGTTACGCCACTTCTCCAA TGCTCTTATGGAAGGCCTGGTTATGCCACTGCAGGACAGGATCGAGGAATGGAAGAAGACAGCTAATCAGCTGGACAAAGACCATGCCAAAG AATACAAGCGGTCTCGACAGGAAATCAAAAGGAAGTCGTTAGATACCATAAAACTtcagaaaaaagcaagaaaag GCCGGGGGAACCTGCGCCCCCAGCTGGACAGTGCCATGCAGGATGTCAGTGACTTGTACCTGCtgatggaggagacagagaagcaggcAGTTCGCAGAGCCCTCCTGGAAGAGAGAGGGCGTTACTGTACATTCATTAACATGCTGCAGCCTGTGGTG AATGTAGAGATTGCCATGCTGGGAGAGATAACACATTTACAGGCCATTGTTGATGACCTCACTGTGCTGACTGAAGACCCACACAAACTACCACCAGCCAGTGAGCAG GTGATCCGAGACCTGAAAGGCTCGGACTACAGCTGGTCCTACCAgacccctccctcctcccccagtAGCACCAGCTCCAGGAAGAGCAGCATGTGCAG TCTCCTCCAGATGCCCTCTGCAGGAGCCCATCGGCTCAGCAGCGTCTCCTCCCATGACTCAGGCTTTGTGTCCCAGGATGCCAACACGCACTCTAAGCCTCCGTCGCCCATGCCCTCTGACATCACCAGCCAG GACTGGGCCAAAATGAGTTCCTGTGAGCCATCGTTGGCTACCACTCTACAGCGTAGGAGGGAGTCTATAGATAAGATGAGAGAGCAGGAGGCTCCGCCCAGTCCACTGGGGCATTCTGGAATGCAACCAGATGATCCCCACCGAGGAAGAATGGGTCCAGGAACCATTGCAGCCAAG CATGGCGAGCCGCTCTCTCCAGCAGCCAGTACTCTAGCTATGGTTCTGACAAGAGGCTTGAGTATGGAGcagcagaagagcagcagggaCTCACTGCAGTACTCCAGTGGTTACAGCACCCAGACAAACACCCCCTCATGCTCTGAGGACACCATACCCTCACAAG GTTCTGATTATGAGTGCTACTCTCTCAATGGGGATGCTGACGGTGAAGGACAAGCAGATTTTGACAAGTCCTCCACCATCCCACGACACAGTAACATCGCTCAGAGCTACCGCCGCATGATTCAAACCAAGAGGCCTGCCAGCACAGCAGGTCTCCCTGCAGGTAAGACCCTGCAGGGAACTCCAAACGGTGCAGGGGGAAGCAGCTCTGGAGCCATCACTTCAGGGACGGCAACCATTCGCCGCACACCATCCTCCAAGACTGGAGTGAGACGCACGCCTTCTACATCTGGCCCCATTCCCATCCGGCCACCCATTGTGCCAGTTAAGACCCCCACAGTGCCAGATTCTCCAGGATATGCCAGCCCGTCCCAGCATCGTGTGGGCAGCGAGGAGTTTCTCTACGGTGATGACCCATCAAGTACTGACTACATGAGGGCTTCTCCAAAGCGGATGAGCCTCCCTGACTCAGCTTGGGGctatggaggaggaggggcggACAGGACTGTTGACGCCCAGCAAGCCACCGGCATGGCCGCCCATGGCTCTGAGGAGGACCCTCTGCTTGCTGCCAACCGCCACAGCCTGGTGGAAAAGATAGGGGAGCTGGCAGCCAGTGCCCACGCCCTCGGTGAGGGTCATTTCCCTTTCCATAGCTCACTGCCAGGGGATTCGGCTCTGTGTGCGCCCCAGGAGCTGTCCTCTACTACCCAGGAGGACACTGATATGCTGGTGTTAATACGGCGGGGGGTGAAGCTGCGCAAGGCAGTGACTGACGACAGGTCGGCTCCCAGGATTTTGCGGTag
- the mtss1la gene encoding MTSS I-BAR domain containing 2a isoform X2, producing MESVEKECGALGGLFQAIVNDMKSSYPVWEDFCAKATKLHSQLRTTILAAVAFLDAFQKVADMATNSRGATRDVGSALTRMCMRHRSIETKLRHFSNALMEGLVMPLQDRIEEWKKTANQLDKDHAKEYKRSRQEIKRKSLDTIKLQKKARKGRGNLRPQLDSAMQDVSDLYLLMEETEKQAVRRALLEERGRYCTFINMLQPVVNVEIAMLGEITHLQAIVDDLTVLTEDPHKLPPASEQVIRDLKGSDYSWSYQTPPSSPSSTSSRKSSMCSLLQMPSAGAHRLSSVSSHDSGFVSQDANTHSKPPSPMPSDITSQKSTSSASSEASETCQSVSECNSPTADWAKMSSCEPSLATTLQRRRESIDKMREQEAPPSPLGHSGMQPDDPHRGRMGPGTIAAKHGEPLSPAASTLAMVLTRGLSMEQQKSSRDSLQYSSGYSTQTNTPSCSEDTIPSQGSDYECYSLNGDADGEGQADFDKSSTIPRHSNIAQSYRRMIQTKRPASTAGLPAGKTLQGTPNGAGGSSSGAITSGTATIRRTPSSKTGVRRTPSTSGPIPIRPPIVPVKTPTVPDSPGYASPSQHRVGSEEFLYGDDPSSTDYMRASPKRMSLPDSAWGYGGGGADRTVDAQQATGMAAHGSEEDPLLAANRHSLVEKIGELAASAHALGEGHFPFHSSLPGDSALCAPQELSSTTQEDTDMLVLIRRGVKLRKAVTDDRSAPRILR from the exons GTGCCACCAGGGACGTCGGCTCAGCTCTAACAAGGATGTGTATGAGACACCGCAGCATTGAGACAAAGTTACGCCACTTCTCCAA TGCTCTTATGGAAGGCCTGGTTATGCCACTGCAGGACAGGATCGAGGAATGGAAGAAGACAGCTAATCAGCTGGACAAAGACCATGCCAAAG AATACAAGCGGTCTCGACAGGAAATCAAAAGGAAGTCGTTAGATACCATAAAACTtcagaaaaaagcaagaaaag GCCGGGGGAACCTGCGCCCCCAGCTGGACAGTGCCATGCAGGATGTCAGTGACTTGTACCTGCtgatggaggagacagagaagcaggcAGTTCGCAGAGCCCTCCTGGAAGAGAGAGGGCGTTACTGTACATTCATTAACATGCTGCAGCCTGTGGTG AATGTAGAGATTGCCATGCTGGGAGAGATAACACATTTACAGGCCATTGTTGATGACCTCACTGTGCTGACTGAAGACCCACACAAACTACCACCAGCCAGTGAGCAG GTGATCCGAGACCTGAAAGGCTCGGACTACAGCTGGTCCTACCAgacccctccctcctcccccagtAGCACCAGCTCCAGGAAGAGCAGCATGTGCAG TCTCCTCCAGATGCCCTCTGCAGGAGCCCATCGGCTCAGCAGCGTCTCCTCCCATGACTCAGGCTTTGTGTCCCAGGATGCCAACACGCACTCTAAGCCTCCGTCGCCCATGCCCTCTGACATCACCAGCCAG AAATCAACAAGCTCAGCCTCCTCTGAGGCTTCAGAaacctgtcagtctgtcagcgAGTGCAACTCTCCTACAGCG GACTGGGCCAAAATGAGTTCCTGTGAGCCATCGTTGGCTACCACTCTACAGCGTAGGAGGGAGTCTATAGATAAGATGAGAGAGCAGGAGGCTCCGCCCAGTCCACTGGGGCATTCTGGAATGCAACCAGATGATCCCCACCGAGGAAGAATGGGTCCAGGAACCATTGCAGCCAAG CATGGCGAGCCGCTCTCTCCAGCAGCCAGTACTCTAGCTATGGTTCTGACAAGAGGCTTGAGTATGGAGcagcagaagagcagcagggaCTCACTGCAGTACTCCAGTGGTTACAGCACCCAGACAAACACCCCCTCATGCTCTGAGGACACCATACCCTCACAAG GTTCTGATTATGAGTGCTACTCTCTCAATGGGGATGCTGACGGTGAAGGACAAGCAGATTTTGACAAGTCCTCCACCATCCCACGACACAGTAACATCGCTCAGAGCTACCGCCGCATGATTCAAACCAAGAGGCCTGCCAGCACAGCAGGTCTCCCTGCAGGTAAGACCCTGCAGGGAACTCCAAACGGTGCAGGGGGAAGCAGCTCTGGAGCCATCACTTCAGGGACGGCAACCATTCGCCGCACACCATCCTCCAAGACTGGAGTGAGACGCACGCCTTCTACATCTGGCCCCATTCCCATCCGGCCACCCATTGTGCCAGTTAAGACCCCCACAGTGCCAGATTCTCCAGGATATGCCAGCCCGTCCCAGCATCGTGTGGGCAGCGAGGAGTTTCTCTACGGTGATGACCCATCAAGTACTGACTACATGAGGGCTTCTCCAAAGCGGATGAGCCTCCCTGACTCAGCTTGGGGctatggaggaggaggggcggACAGGACTGTTGACGCCCAGCAAGCCACCGGCATGGCCGCCCATGGCTCTGAGGAGGACCCTCTGCTTGCTGCCAACCGCCACAGCCTGGTGGAAAAGATAGGGGAGCTGGCAGCCAGTGCCCACGCCCTCGGTGAGGGTCATTTCCCTTTCCATAGCTCACTGCCAGGGGATTCGGCTCTGTGTGCGCCCCAGGAGCTGTCCTCTACTACCCAGGAGGACACTGATATGCTGGTGTTAATACGGCGGGGGGTGAAGCTGCGCAAGGCAGTGACTGACGACAGGTCGGCTCCCAGGATTTTGCGGTag